A window from Salvia miltiorrhiza cultivar Shanhuang (shh) chromosome 2, IMPLAD_Smil_shh, whole genome shotgun sequence encodes these proteins:
- the LOC131012487 gene encoding mitochondrial inner membrane protein OXA1-like isoform X2, which translates to MAYRRSIIARTKLFYQQHQRFAPSFSHMSGSDRDELPVKSINKNTEIRSHFRITGNIASNSLLPGSVSRLMRSEFRTGYGLNFQRNMSKLPSDIEGLHDAGDLYGAISAVGEKAVEVAPVVNEAAVAAADSINYLNLIEVFHCCAGLEWWASIAATTLLMRFIFVPSQIYFLQFCSKNFTAFVKQVRHLQMSDISNENNEKGKAWRKLVSSYDKLHGRGLMASVISGIWFYVWVSYMANNVPSFTTGGTLWFTDLTACGHTDLPILMALTLWLRLELHPFGYLEGESPCTSRNMLVAVSAYLAAVAGGFPTAVYCYWLTSNLFSIAFGAVMMDPRVRKLLGISYKSSEADK; encoded by the exons ATGGCGTATAGGCGTAGCATCATAGCTAGAACTAAGTTGTTTTATCAACAGCACCAGCGATTTGCCCCTTCTTTTTCACATATGAGTGGTAGCGATCGCGACGAATTGCCTGTTAAAAGCATTAACAAGAATACTGAGATCCGAAGCCATTTTCGGATTACCGGAAACATTGCCAGCAATTCCCTGCTACCAGGAAGTGTCTCTCGACTCATGCGATCTGAGTTTCGAACAGGCTATGGGCTGAATTTCCAGAGAAATATGTCGAAGTTGCCTTCGGACATTGAGGGTCTACATGACGCTGGGGATCTGTATGGTGCGATCAGTGCTGTGGGGGAGAAGGCTGTGGAGGTAGCTCCTGTGGTGAATGAAGCGGCCGTTGCAGCAGCAGATTCAATCAACTACCTGAACTTGATTGAAGTTTTTCATTGTTGCGCTGGATTGGAATG GTGGGCATCAATTGCTGCTACAACTCTTTTGATGCGTTTCATTTTTGTTCCTTCTCAAATATATTTCCTGCAATTCTGTTCCAAAAATTTCACAGCT TTTGTAAAACAAGTACGTCACTTGCAAATGTCTGAtatttcaaatgag AATAATGAAAAAGGTAAAGCTTGGAGAAAACTGGTGAGCAG TTACGACAAATTACATGGGAGGGGATTGATGGCATCAGTAATATCGGGGATCTGGTTTTACGTATGG GTTTCATACATGGCAAACAATGTTCCCTCTTTCACTACAGGTGGAACTTTATGGTTCACGGATTTAACAGCTTGTGGTCACACGGATCTCCCAATCCTTATGGCATTGACATTGTGGCTTAGGTTGGAG TTGCACCCGTTTGGTTATCTAGAAGGTGAGTCACCTTGCACGTCTCGTAACATGTTAGTAGCTGTTTCAGCATACCTTGCCGCTGTCGCTGGAGGGTTCCCCACG GCTGTATACTGTTATTGGTTGACCAGCAACCTCTTTTCAATAGCATTTGGAGCTG TGATGATGGATCCTCGAGTTCGGAAATTGCTGGGGATATCATATAAATCATCTGAAGCTGATAAATAG
- the LOC131012490 gene encoding mitochondrial inner membrane protein OXA1-like isoform X3 translates to MAYRRSIIARTKLFYQQHQRFAPSFSHMSGSDRDELPVKSINRNTEIRSHFRITGNIASNSLLPGSVSRLMRSEFRTGYGLNFQRNMSKLPSDIEGLHDAGDLHGAISAVGERAVEVAPVVNEAAVAAADSINYLNLIEVLHCCAGLEWWASIAATTLLMRFILVPSQIYFLQFCSKNFTAIQKHVNDFGTSGFSIENIEKDEAWIKVASSYDKLHWRGLMASLISGICFYVWVSYMANNVPSFATGGTLWFTDLTACDGTDLPILMALTLWIRLQLLPIGYLEGRSPSTFINILVAVSAYLAAVAGGFPTAVYCYWLTSNLFSIAFGAVMMDPRVQKLVGISYKPSEADK, encoded by the exons ATGGCGTATAGGCGTAGCATCATAGCTAGAACTAAGTTGTTTTATCAACAGCACCAGCGATTTGCCCCTTCTTTTTCACATATGAGTGGTAGCGATCGCGACGAATTGCCTGTTAAAAGCATTAACAGGAATACTGAGATCCGAAGCCATTTTCGGATTACCGGAAACATTGCCAGCAATTCCCTGCTACCAGGAAGTGTCTCTCGACTCATGCGATCTGAGTTTCGAACAGGCTATGGGCTGAATTTCCAGAGAAATATGTCGAAGTTGCCTTCGGACATTGAGGGTCTACATGACGCTGGGGATCTGCATGGTGCGATCAGTGCTGTGGGGGAGAGGGCTGTGGAGGTAGCTCCGGTGGTGAATGAAGCGGCCGTTGCAGCAGCAGATTCAATCAACTACCTGAACTTGATTGAAGTTTTACATTGTTGCGCTGGATTGGAATG GTGGGCATCAATTGCTGCTACAACTCTTTTGATGCGTTTCATTCTTGTTCCTTCTCAAATATATTTCCTGCAATTCTGT TCCAAAAATTTCACAGCT ATTCAAAAACATGTAAATGATTTTGGAACCTCTGGTTTTTCGATTGAG AATATTGAAAAAGATGAAGCTTGGATTAAAGTGGCGAGCAG TTACGACAAATTACATTGGAGGGGATTGATGGCATCATTAATATCGGGGATCTGCTTTTACGTATGG GTTTCATACATGGCAAACAATGTTCCCTCTTTCGCTACAGGTGGAACTTTATGGTTTACGGATTTAACAGCTTGTGATGGCACGGATCTCCCAATCCTTATGGCATTGACATTGTGGATTAGGTTGCAG TTGCTCCCGATTGGTTATCTAGAAGGCAGGTCACCTTCCACGTTTATAAACATATTGGTAGCTGTTTCAGCATACCTTGCCGCTGTCGCGGGAGGGTTCCCCACG GCTGTATACTGTTATTGGTTGACCAGCAACCTCTTTTCAATAGCATTTGGAGCTG TGATGATGGATCCTCGAGTTCAGAAATTGGTGGGGATATCATATAAACCATCTGAAGCTGATAAATAG
- the LOC131012490 gene encoding mitochondrial inner membrane protein OXA1-like isoform X2, whose translation MLIKACRLFLGDRKPPLKIRLKTFNFEIAEVMAYRRSIIARTKLFYQQHQRFAPSFSHMSGSDRDELPVKSINRNTEIRSHFRITGNIASNSLLPGSVSRLMRSEFRTGYGLNFQRNMSKLPSDIEGLHDAGDLHGAISAVGERAVEVAPVVNEAAVAAADSINYLNLIEVLHCCAGLEWWASIAATTLLMRFILVPSQIYFLQFCSKNFTANIEKDEAWIKVASSYDKLHWRGLMASLISGICFYVWVSYMANNVPSFATGGTLWFTDLTACDGTDLPILMALTLWIRLQLLPIGYLEGRSPSTFINILVAVSAYLAAVAGGFPTAVYCYWLTSNLFSIAFGAVMMDPRVQKLVGISYKPSEADK comes from the exons atgTTAATAAAAGCATGTCGCCTTTTTTTGGGAGATCGTAAACCCCCCTTAAAGATACGCTTGAAAACATTCAATTTTGAg ATCGCGGAAGTAATGGCGTATAGGCGTAGCATCATAGCTAGAACTAAGTTGTTTTATCAACAGCACCAGCGATTTGCCCCTTCTTTTTCACATATGAGTGGTAGCGATCGCGACGAATTGCCTGTTAAAAGCATTAACAGGAATACTGAGATCCGAAGCCATTTTCGGATTACCGGAAACATTGCCAGCAATTCCCTGCTACCAGGAAGTGTCTCTCGACTCATGCGATCTGAGTTTCGAACAGGCTATGGGCTGAATTTCCAGAGAAATATGTCGAAGTTGCCTTCGGACATTGAGGGTCTACATGACGCTGGGGATCTGCATGGTGCGATCAGTGCTGTGGGGGAGAGGGCTGTGGAGGTAGCTCCGGTGGTGAATGAAGCGGCCGTTGCAGCAGCAGATTCAATCAACTACCTGAACTTGATTGAAGTTTTACATTGTTGCGCTGGATTGGAATG GTGGGCATCAATTGCTGCTACAACTCTTTTGATGCGTTTCATTCTTGTTCCTTCTCAAATATATTTCCTGCAATTCTGT TCCAAAAATTTCACAGCT AATATTGAAAAAGATGAAGCTTGGATTAAAGTGGCGAGCAG TTACGACAAATTACATTGGAGGGGATTGATGGCATCATTAATATCGGGGATCTGCTTTTACGTATGG GTTTCATACATGGCAAACAATGTTCCCTCTTTCGCTACAGGTGGAACTTTATGGTTTACGGATTTAACAGCTTGTGATGGCACGGATCTCCCAATCCTTATGGCATTGACATTGTGGATTAGGTTGCAG TTGCTCCCGATTGGTTATCTAGAAGGCAGGTCACCTTCCACGTTTATAAACATATTGGTAGCTGTTTCAGCATACCTTGCCGCTGTCGCGGGAGGGTTCCCCACG GCTGTATACTGTTATTGGTTGACCAGCAACCTCTTTTCAATAGCATTTGGAGCTG TGATGATGGATCCTCGAGTTCAGAAATTGGTGGGGATATCATATAAACCATCTGAAGCTGATAAATAG
- the LOC131012487 gene encoding mitochondrial inner membrane protein OXA1-like isoform X3, whose amino-acid sequence MLIKACRLFLGDRKPPLKIRLKTFNFEIAEVMAYRRSIIARTKLFYQQHQRFAPSFSHMSGSDRDELPVKSINKNTEIRSHFRITGNIASNSLLPGSVSRLMRSEFRTGYGLNFQRNMSKLPSDIEGLHDAGDLYGAISAVGEKAVEVAPVVNEAAVAAADSINYLNLIEVFHCCAGLEWWASIAATTLLMRFIFVPSQIYFLQFCSKNFTAFVKQVRHLQMSDISNENNEKGKAWRKLVSSYDKLHGRGLMASVISGIWFYVWVSYMANNVPSFTTGGTLWFTDLTACGHTDLPILMALTLWLRLELHPFGYLEGCILLLVDQQPLFNSIWSCDDGSSSSEIAGDII is encoded by the exons atgTTAATAAAAGCATGTCGCCTTTTTTTGGGAGATCGTAAACCCCCCTTAAAGATACGCTTGAAAACATTCAATTTTGAg ATCGCGGAAGTAATGGCGTATAGGCGTAGCATCATAGCTAGAACTAAGTTGTTTTATCAACAGCACCAGCGATTTGCCCCTTCTTTTTCACATATGAGTGGTAGCGATCGCGACGAATTGCCTGTTAAAAGCATTAACAAGAATACTGAGATCCGAAGCCATTTTCGGATTACCGGAAACATTGCCAGCAATTCCCTGCTACCAGGAAGTGTCTCTCGACTCATGCGATCTGAGTTTCGAACAGGCTATGGGCTGAATTTCCAGAGAAATATGTCGAAGTTGCCTTCGGACATTGAGGGTCTACATGACGCTGGGGATCTGTATGGTGCGATCAGTGCTGTGGGGGAGAAGGCTGTGGAGGTAGCTCCTGTGGTGAATGAAGCGGCCGTTGCAGCAGCAGATTCAATCAACTACCTGAACTTGATTGAAGTTTTTCATTGTTGCGCTGGATTGGAATG GTGGGCATCAATTGCTGCTACAACTCTTTTGATGCGTTTCATTTTTGTTCCTTCTCAAATATATTTCCTGCAATTCTGTTCCAAAAATTTCACAGCT TTTGTAAAACAAGTACGTCACTTGCAAATGTCTGAtatttcaaatgag AATAATGAAAAAGGTAAAGCTTGGAGAAAACTGGTGAGCAG TTACGACAAATTACATGGGAGGGGATTGATGGCATCAGTAATATCGGGGATCTGGTTTTACGTATGG GTTTCATACATGGCAAACAATGTTCCCTCTTTCACTACAGGTGGAACTTTATGGTTCACGGATTTAACAGCTTGTGGTCACACGGATCTCCCAATCCTTATGGCATTGACATTGTGGCTTAGGTTGGAG TTGCACCCGTTTGGTTATCTAGAAG GCTGTATACTGTTATTGGTTGACCAGCAACCTCTTTTCAATAGCATTTGGAGCTG TGATGATGGATCCTCGAGTTCGGAAATTGCTGGGGATATCATATAA
- the LOC131012490 gene encoding mitochondrial inner membrane protein OXA1-like isoform X1, protein MLIKACRLFLGDRKPPLKIRLKTFNFEIAEVMAYRRSIIARTKLFYQQHQRFAPSFSHMSGSDRDELPVKSINRNTEIRSHFRITGNIASNSLLPGSVSRLMRSEFRTGYGLNFQRNMSKLPSDIEGLHDAGDLHGAISAVGERAVEVAPVVNEAAVAAADSINYLNLIEVLHCCAGLEWWASIAATTLLMRFILVPSQIYFLQFCSKNFTAIQKHVNDFGTSGFSIENIEKDEAWIKVASSYDKLHWRGLMASLISGICFYVWVSYMANNVPSFATGGTLWFTDLTACDGTDLPILMALTLWIRLQLLPIGYLEGRSPSTFINILVAVSAYLAAVAGGFPTAVYCYWLTSNLFSIAFGAVMMDPRVQKLVGISYKPSEADK, encoded by the exons atgTTAATAAAAGCATGTCGCCTTTTTTTGGGAGATCGTAAACCCCCCTTAAAGATACGCTTGAAAACATTCAATTTTGAg ATCGCGGAAGTAATGGCGTATAGGCGTAGCATCATAGCTAGAACTAAGTTGTTTTATCAACAGCACCAGCGATTTGCCCCTTCTTTTTCACATATGAGTGGTAGCGATCGCGACGAATTGCCTGTTAAAAGCATTAACAGGAATACTGAGATCCGAAGCCATTTTCGGATTACCGGAAACATTGCCAGCAATTCCCTGCTACCAGGAAGTGTCTCTCGACTCATGCGATCTGAGTTTCGAACAGGCTATGGGCTGAATTTCCAGAGAAATATGTCGAAGTTGCCTTCGGACATTGAGGGTCTACATGACGCTGGGGATCTGCATGGTGCGATCAGTGCTGTGGGGGAGAGGGCTGTGGAGGTAGCTCCGGTGGTGAATGAAGCGGCCGTTGCAGCAGCAGATTCAATCAACTACCTGAACTTGATTGAAGTTTTACATTGTTGCGCTGGATTGGAATG GTGGGCATCAATTGCTGCTACAACTCTTTTGATGCGTTTCATTCTTGTTCCTTCTCAAATATATTTCCTGCAATTCTGT TCCAAAAATTTCACAGCT ATTCAAAAACATGTAAATGATTTTGGAACCTCTGGTTTTTCGATTGAG AATATTGAAAAAGATGAAGCTTGGATTAAAGTGGCGAGCAG TTACGACAAATTACATTGGAGGGGATTGATGGCATCATTAATATCGGGGATCTGCTTTTACGTATGG GTTTCATACATGGCAAACAATGTTCCCTCTTTCGCTACAGGTGGAACTTTATGGTTTACGGATTTAACAGCTTGTGATGGCACGGATCTCCCAATCCTTATGGCATTGACATTGTGGATTAGGTTGCAG TTGCTCCCGATTGGTTATCTAGAAGGCAGGTCACCTTCCACGTTTATAAACATATTGGTAGCTGTTTCAGCATACCTTGCCGCTGTCGCGGGAGGGTTCCCCACG GCTGTATACTGTTATTGGTTGACCAGCAACCTCTTTTCAATAGCATTTGGAGCTG TGATGATGGATCCTCGAGTTCAGAAATTGGTGGGGATATCATATAAACCATCTGAAGCTGATAAATAG
- the LOC131012487 gene encoding mitochondrial inner membrane protein OXA1-like isoform X1 — MLIKACRLFLGDRKPPLKIRLKTFNFEIAEVMAYRRSIIARTKLFYQQHQRFAPSFSHMSGSDRDELPVKSINKNTEIRSHFRITGNIASNSLLPGSVSRLMRSEFRTGYGLNFQRNMSKLPSDIEGLHDAGDLYGAISAVGEKAVEVAPVVNEAAVAAADSINYLNLIEVFHCCAGLEWWASIAATTLLMRFIFVPSQIYFLQFCSKNFTAFVKQVRHLQMSDISNENNEKGKAWRKLVSSYDKLHGRGLMASVISGIWFYVWVSYMANNVPSFTTGGTLWFTDLTACGHTDLPILMALTLWLRLELHPFGYLEGESPCTSRNMLVAVSAYLAAVAGGFPTAVYCYWLTSNLFSIAFGAVMMDPRVRKLLGISYKSSEADK; from the exons atgTTAATAAAAGCATGTCGCCTTTTTTTGGGAGATCGTAAACCCCCCTTAAAGATACGCTTGAAAACATTCAATTTTGAg ATCGCGGAAGTAATGGCGTATAGGCGTAGCATCATAGCTAGAACTAAGTTGTTTTATCAACAGCACCAGCGATTTGCCCCTTCTTTTTCACATATGAGTGGTAGCGATCGCGACGAATTGCCTGTTAAAAGCATTAACAAGAATACTGAGATCCGAAGCCATTTTCGGATTACCGGAAACATTGCCAGCAATTCCCTGCTACCAGGAAGTGTCTCTCGACTCATGCGATCTGAGTTTCGAACAGGCTATGGGCTGAATTTCCAGAGAAATATGTCGAAGTTGCCTTCGGACATTGAGGGTCTACATGACGCTGGGGATCTGTATGGTGCGATCAGTGCTGTGGGGGAGAAGGCTGTGGAGGTAGCTCCTGTGGTGAATGAAGCGGCCGTTGCAGCAGCAGATTCAATCAACTACCTGAACTTGATTGAAGTTTTTCATTGTTGCGCTGGATTGGAATG GTGGGCATCAATTGCTGCTACAACTCTTTTGATGCGTTTCATTTTTGTTCCTTCTCAAATATATTTCCTGCAATTCTGTTCCAAAAATTTCACAGCT TTTGTAAAACAAGTACGTCACTTGCAAATGTCTGAtatttcaaatgag AATAATGAAAAAGGTAAAGCTTGGAGAAAACTGGTGAGCAG TTACGACAAATTACATGGGAGGGGATTGATGGCATCAGTAATATCGGGGATCTGGTTTTACGTATGG GTTTCATACATGGCAAACAATGTTCCCTCTTTCACTACAGGTGGAACTTTATGGTTCACGGATTTAACAGCTTGTGGTCACACGGATCTCCCAATCCTTATGGCATTGACATTGTGGCTTAGGTTGGAG TTGCACCCGTTTGGTTATCTAGAAGGTGAGTCACCTTGCACGTCTCGTAACATGTTAGTAGCTGTTTCAGCATACCTTGCCGCTGTCGCTGGAGGGTTCCCCACG GCTGTATACTGTTATTGGTTGACCAGCAACCTCTTTTCAATAGCATTTGGAGCTG TGATGATGGATCCTCGAGTTCGGAAATTGCTGGGGATATCATATAAATCATCTGAAGCTGATAAATAG